A stretch of Oryza brachyantha chromosome 4, ObraRS2, whole genome shotgun sequence DNA encodes these proteins:
- the LOC102719102 gene encoding YTH domain-containing protein ECT1-like isoform X1, which produces MAAAQQAQDSADHMGPTESHLVVEKNSSTSVIVKEQILSTEDHSLSTTHLRGASSLKSTKSGQEKGSFLGKGGEQHFVYQSNVYAPQPHTVFSGGYFNHLGQWEEYPHVASADGTDTASPVMYSSYSPVPTMGDSQPYFPLHYPLSSPYYQPPASPSMGYSNSASGMSHFDPMHEYCLPDGLLYSPTPGLHRSFSSFDGTQMQQSVPGFYGQGNIPSGMHQGSMYGSGSYKARQQIGNFGGSTPSWGAGSRRFSPLDRGFKHDKGSLEFMNEQNRGPRATKPKKEVNNSSTEEKNRKTQLTIDSSLYNQPDFTIEYEHANFFVIKSYTEDNVHKSIKYGVWASTASGNRKLNAAYHEAKEKEANCPIFLFFSVNGSGQFCGVAEMIGPVDFDKSVDYWQQDKWSGQFPVKWHIVKDVPNNLLRHIILENNDNKPVTNSRDTQEVRLDQGLQMLKIFKNHVAETTILEDFDFYEEWEKAMLDIRQRQKQQYGDSELQKPTEAKEPVDLVTQISATFARAVQLGETKGSREDRPKVDDASSAAVAEDKPVALVKTEESLADSEPSPLKEGG; this is translated from the exons ATCACATGGGGCCTACAGAGTCACACCTTGTGGTTGAGAAAAATTCTTCTACAAGTGTGATTGTCAAAGAGCAG ATTCTCTCTACCGAAGATCATAGTTTATCAACGACTCATTTGCGTGGTGCAAGTTccttaaaatcaacaaaaagTGGTCAAGAGAAGGGCAGCTTTTTGGGTAAAGGTGGAGAACAACATTTTGTCTACCAGTCCAATGTGTATGCCCCTCAGCCACATACAGTCTTTTCTGGAG GATACTTCAATCATCTGGGTCAATGGGAAGAATATCCACATGTCGCCAGTGCAGATGGAACTGACACTGCATCTCCT GTGATGTACAGTTCTTATTCCCCTGTGCCAACCATGGGAGACAGCCAACCGTATTTCCCTTTGCACTACCCTCTGTCAAGTCCTTACTACCAGCCACCTGCTTCTCCTAGCATGGGATATTCAAATTCTGCAAGTGGAATGTCGCATTTTGATCCTATGCATGAGTATTGCCTTCCTGATGGACTTTTGTATTCACCAACTCCTGGGCTCCACCGGTCTTTCAGTTCCTTTGATGGAa CTCAAATGCAACAAAGTGTTCCTGGATTTTATGGACAAGGGAACATACCTTCTGGAATG CATCAGGGATCTATGTATGGCTCTGGATCATACAAGGCACGGCAGCAAATTGGTAATTTTGGTGGCAGTACACCAAGTTGGGGTGCTGGCAGTCGTAGATTTAGTCCCCTCGACAGGGGCTTCAAGCATGATAAAGGCTCTCTTGAGTTTATGAATGAGCAAAACCGTGGTCCACGGGCCACCAAACCCAAGAAAGAAGTGAATAACTCTTCAACTGAggagaaaaataggaaaaccCAATTAACAATTGATTCTAGCTTGTACAACCAACCTGACTTTACCATTGAATATGAGCAtgccaatttttttgtaataAAGTCATATACTGAAGATAACGTACACAAGAGCATAAAGTATGGTGTTTGGGCCAGCACTGCTAGTGGTAACAGAAAGTTGAATGCTGCTTACCATGaagcaaaagagaaagaagcCAATTGTCCGatcttcttgtttttctcG GTTAATGGCAGTGGTCAGTTCTGCGGTGTGGCTGAGATGATTGGACCTGTGGACTTCGACAAGAGTGTTGATTACTGGCAGCAGGACAAGTGGAGTGGCCAGTTTCCTGTAAAATGGCACATTGTTAAGGATGTCCCAAACAACCTTCTTCGGCACATCATTCTTGAGAACAATGACAACAAGCCTGTGACCAACAGCAGAGATACACAGGAG GTGAGACTGGACCAAGGACTCCAGATGCTAAAAATCTTCAAGAATCACGTGGCTGAGACGACTATCCTCGAGGATTTCGACTTCTACGAGGAATGGGAGAAAGCCATGCTGGACATCAGACAGCGGCAGAAGCAGCAGTATGGTGATTCTGAGCTCCAGAAGCCGACGGAGGCCAAGGAACCAGTGGACCTTGTGACCCAAATCTCAGCCACCTTTGCACGGGCTGTCCAGCTGGGAGAAACCAAGGGCAGCAGGGAAGACAGACCAAAGGTTGATGATGCTTcttctgctgctgttgctgagGACAAGCCTGTTGCTCTTGTTAAGACTGAAGAATCCTTAGCAGATTCAGAGCCAAGTCCTCTGAAGGAAGGTGGCTGA
- the LOC102719102 gene encoding YTH domain-containing protein ECT1-like isoform X2: MGPTESHLVVEKNSSTSVIVKEQILSTEDHSLSTTHLRGASSLKSTKSGQEKGSFLGKGGEQHFVYQSNVYAPQPHTVFSGGYFNHLGQWEEYPHVASADGTDTASPVMYSSYSPVPTMGDSQPYFPLHYPLSSPYYQPPASPSMGYSNSASGMSHFDPMHEYCLPDGLLYSPTPGLHRSFSSFDGTQMQQSVPGFYGQGNIPSGMHQGSMYGSGSYKARQQIGNFGGSTPSWGAGSRRFSPLDRGFKHDKGSLEFMNEQNRGPRATKPKKEVNNSSTEEKNRKTQLTIDSSLYNQPDFTIEYEHANFFVIKSYTEDNVHKSIKYGVWASTASGNRKLNAAYHEAKEKEANCPIFLFFSVNGSGQFCGVAEMIGPVDFDKSVDYWQQDKWSGQFPVKWHIVKDVPNNLLRHIILENNDNKPVTNSRDTQEVRLDQGLQMLKIFKNHVAETTILEDFDFYEEWEKAMLDIRQRQKQQYGDSELQKPTEAKEPVDLVTQISATFARAVQLGETKGSREDRPKVDDASSAAVAEDKPVALVKTEESLADSEPSPLKEGG; the protein is encoded by the exons ATGGGGCCTACAGAGTCACACCTTGTGGTTGAGAAAAATTCTTCTACAAGTGTGATTGTCAAAGAGCAG ATTCTCTCTACCGAAGATCATAGTTTATCAACGACTCATTTGCGTGGTGCAAGTTccttaaaatcaacaaaaagTGGTCAAGAGAAGGGCAGCTTTTTGGGTAAAGGTGGAGAACAACATTTTGTCTACCAGTCCAATGTGTATGCCCCTCAGCCACATACAGTCTTTTCTGGAG GATACTTCAATCATCTGGGTCAATGGGAAGAATATCCACATGTCGCCAGTGCAGATGGAACTGACACTGCATCTCCT GTGATGTACAGTTCTTATTCCCCTGTGCCAACCATGGGAGACAGCCAACCGTATTTCCCTTTGCACTACCCTCTGTCAAGTCCTTACTACCAGCCACCTGCTTCTCCTAGCATGGGATATTCAAATTCTGCAAGTGGAATGTCGCATTTTGATCCTATGCATGAGTATTGCCTTCCTGATGGACTTTTGTATTCACCAACTCCTGGGCTCCACCGGTCTTTCAGTTCCTTTGATGGAa CTCAAATGCAACAAAGTGTTCCTGGATTTTATGGACAAGGGAACATACCTTCTGGAATG CATCAGGGATCTATGTATGGCTCTGGATCATACAAGGCACGGCAGCAAATTGGTAATTTTGGTGGCAGTACACCAAGTTGGGGTGCTGGCAGTCGTAGATTTAGTCCCCTCGACAGGGGCTTCAAGCATGATAAAGGCTCTCTTGAGTTTATGAATGAGCAAAACCGTGGTCCACGGGCCACCAAACCCAAGAAAGAAGTGAATAACTCTTCAACTGAggagaaaaataggaaaaccCAATTAACAATTGATTCTAGCTTGTACAACCAACCTGACTTTACCATTGAATATGAGCAtgccaatttttttgtaataAAGTCATATACTGAAGATAACGTACACAAGAGCATAAAGTATGGTGTTTGGGCCAGCACTGCTAGTGGTAACAGAAAGTTGAATGCTGCTTACCATGaagcaaaagagaaagaagcCAATTGTCCGatcttcttgtttttctcG GTTAATGGCAGTGGTCAGTTCTGCGGTGTGGCTGAGATGATTGGACCTGTGGACTTCGACAAGAGTGTTGATTACTGGCAGCAGGACAAGTGGAGTGGCCAGTTTCCTGTAAAATGGCACATTGTTAAGGATGTCCCAAACAACCTTCTTCGGCACATCATTCTTGAGAACAATGACAACAAGCCTGTGACCAACAGCAGAGATACACAGGAG GTGAGACTGGACCAAGGACTCCAGATGCTAAAAATCTTCAAGAATCACGTGGCTGAGACGACTATCCTCGAGGATTTCGACTTCTACGAGGAATGGGAGAAAGCCATGCTGGACATCAGACAGCGGCAGAAGCAGCAGTATGGTGATTCTGAGCTCCAGAAGCCGACGGAGGCCAAGGAACCAGTGGACCTTGTGACCCAAATCTCAGCCACCTTTGCACGGGCTGTCCAGCTGGGAGAAACCAAGGGCAGCAGGGAAGACAGACCAAAGGTTGATGATGCTTcttctgctgctgttgctgagGACAAGCCTGTTGCTCTTGTTAAGACTGAAGAATCCTTAGCAGATTCAGAGCCAAGTCCTCTGAAGGAAGGTGGCTGA